The DNA region TGTAgcatataaaatgtaaattgttagaaaaatgagcgtttctttttctttcatttggtAGTTTTCTTCTTGGTGAATTTTTGCTTATAAGTTTCTAGTTTTGATGAAATGATACAATATATAGGAATTTGTTGGTTTGTTGCTCTTTTCTTTGTGGCCTATtataattttagttttgtaaCAACCCATCGTCtagtttggttttgtttttctaatACTTATATTTTAATATGCATTTCCCAACAGGTACCAAACCAAAAGAAACCATGGTAGTAGAGGGGGCAACTTGACTCAACTTGGTAAAGTGGGTGCAAGATTAGTACTAAGTAGTAAGAAAGATGGCCAACAAACGTCTTAGTGCTCGTACAAAGATCATGCTCCCTAGTTTGTTGTCATTGCTGATAAACCAGTAGATGCTTCTTTGATTGGTTATGGAGCCAATATCATAGCTTATATGCCTCCAAGTATGAGAGCCACTGTAGTGGATCAAATATAAGGCCAATGCAAAAATCTCATATGCAATTTACAAATAGAATTTTAGCTTTTCTAGAGGCTAGTGAGGAGAAATTAGATCTTATTATTATGTCAAATTTTAGTTTGTATGGTACATGAGTATTAGTTGGcttgtattatttgaaaattcatgaCCCGTTTTTGAATATAAATAAGTATCCATGTAATTTTGATTCTATAAAAGAATTGTTATAATGccttttattttgcttatttaattaaaaggcCTTTTAGTTTTCCCATTTGAAAATTGTTTCAAGAAGCTTTTGGTTGAGTCCTGGCGGCATGGAAGTATATGTTCTAGCTACAATTTTCTTTAATCCTCGTATGTGATCGCTGTTCTAACCATTACATTTACATTTAATTCGGAAAAGCATTTATGATTAAGATGGTAAGTGATTGACAACATGAAAGTAATTCAAGGAATATCAAATTCTTCTTATAGAGATAGCCAACCTTAATTGTTACAATGTAACATgactacaaaatttaaaatttagtttttagctAATAGAAAACCTAAAAGGTGTGAGAGCAGAATCAGATTAGCAAGTCATAGTAAGGGGAACCAAAATCTATTGAAGAGCAACATAAAATACCCATCTCAATTATAACAAAATACACAAGAAATTTAAAACCTTTCACACACATTCATACTTTAAAAGCACAATACACGAAAGAAATTTAAAACCATTCACACACATTCATACTTTAAAAGGAGTTGAAATACTAATACAATTAGAACTTCACACATTTCCCACCACGATAAGCTCAAGTTCCCATAGCACATAGTACTATGAGAAGCAAACAAAATTAGACAAAAGTAAACTCTTTTATCCCATATAACGGAATAAGAAAGAATCTTATTTGTGTTGAGCTGATGTTGAATCTCCTTCTTTCCAACCTTGGATATTTCTTGAACAAGAGTTTAAGGCGTATAGCCAAAAGAAACCTTAGACACAACCTTCTCTGCTATAATGTAAAATGGTAGGATGCTAGAGATCGCCCTAGATATGGTTGTGGGTGGAAGGGCTGGTCCAAGAGCTGCCTTGTAACTAAACAGGAATCTTATGATCCTCATGCCAATTCTATGATCCGATTCCCAAACCTTCTCACCAATACTGTGTAGGATCTCGATCCTAAACTACAGAAGTGAGAAtaagaatgaataaaaaataatacaaacttGCTACAATAGTTGCTATAAATACAAGCTTACTGTTCACATTTGCTGAAAAAACTACTTTAACAATAGCCAACATCCAATTTCTTATTTTCACATAgaatataatgaaataatataaaatgagagagagagagagagagagagagagagagagagagagagagagagagagagagaggtgagaataaaaatgaataaaatataaatacaaacttTCTACAATAGTTGCTATAAATACAAACTTACTATTCGCATTTGCTAGAATATTTTAGCAATACACACCTAGGTAAAGCTTACGCTTTTAAtccaatatattttgaaaatctaattattggattgcatgttctttacgcttttaatacatatgtcaaattttgtgataatcaaatattatttactatatgatctataagattatattttatgcataattttaaactataaaaacttgcaatttaaataatttattgatgacataactattgatctttaattttctagaaatttggcaagcatggaagatataaaaagaagatgtaatcaaatggtaaatttgtcaaaattcacatttaataaaaagatattgagtaaggttgtattctaaggctacaaccaattttatagctaaactttgtcatttttcttatcCCTTGTATAGAAACGAGCCAACCAAGAGGAAGTAAAATAACTATGAGCTAAATTACGTGTTAGCTATTAGAGAACTATTTCGTTAATGATGCAAGATGAGATCAATGATCAAAGCAGGAACTCAAGGCTGAAGTCACTATTTACTCCATATGTCTTTAGACCACATGTAGTTTCAGTATTATGTGTTGTTAAACCTTGAGTAGCTTAGTGTagttgtgggttccagttagctcaactagtaaagtttttaatgattGTATAAGAGATATAAAgttcaatccccacctacaccaaaaattgattggtgtcttagtctgatgataaagaactattatcAAGAGCAGacgccataagttaaaactctcttaaaaaaaaaagtagctgagtgtaatcttatttatttattgaaaaatactACGATTACATAAAGTGACGCATTATGACAAAAGTTATGTAACTTTATGTAGTCCTAATACTACTCTTATTGATTAGTTATAGCTTGAGCTTGAGACACATGTTAATGTCGTAATTAGTTACTTAGTGCCTTGTTGCATTGGGATTCCGGTTATTACGAGGCGTTGGTTAAGTTGTTAGTTCTCTAATTGTTTCaacattaatgttttttagaaaataagttatttttcaTGTTCTGTTTGTCTCGATGAAAAACCCTATATGGAGATAACTTTCCATATTTTACCGTGTTTGGTAGTATAAAAATATAGCTAGGTCAAAGGAAAACCATCGCTCAACTTCCTTTATTTAACAATTAAcatataaaatagttgttttcCAACAAAATTTTGTGGGAACAACTATAACGTAAAGCTAAACGCAGAAAATAACTCTAACTTGtacaaaactaaataaaagaagttaaGAGAGACAGTTTTACAACTCAAAACCCAGCTGTCATTTCTTATATCTTATAACTCAAACTTATCTATATATTCTCAGATCTCATTTCTTTGTCTTTACTTTTTCCAGAACTCCCAACAGATTTTTGTTTGGGTCTTGTTCAAAGGTACATATCTCACTtcttaaattcaattttttaataaggtaGTGGAGCTCACACACTGTGCTCGGTCACAATTAATGGTAACAAGAAGCACAATTCCCGCGTATGCCCAGCAGAAACTCGGTGGCATAGCTCAAATAAGAATCACAATACCCACATATTTTTCAGCTGTGAATTAGATAGCAAAAAGGAAAtcgaaagagaaagagagcacaAAAAATCCAAAGCCTGGATTTGTGTTGTACCCAGATTCACGACCAAAATTTTCATGCACCTAGAAATTTATTCGAAAACCCAAATATTCTTCTACATCATCTACCACTAATTATTAAACAAGCAAATCAATATAATCCAAATTTATGTCGTCAGATATAGATCCCTACGACCACCTTTGCATTTTTCTGAACCCTGATGGCACTCTCACTAGATTTCTGGAGCTCCCAAAGAAAAAAGCAAACCCGATTGCCACTAATGGCGAGCCTGTGGTCTCCAAGGATCACACTCTCAATGCTGAAAAGGAAACCCACGTCCGAATCTACATGCCGACCATCAAATTGCCTCCCAATGATGACACAAGGATTCCGATCATAATTTTCTACCCGTTTTCGAATTGGTACTTTTCTATATGGGACACTGAAGCCAACGACAGGATGGCCTCAGAGCTCGCATGCCAGGTTCCTGCTATTGTTGTCTCCGTTGACTACCGCCTTGCACCAGAAAATAGGTTGCCGGCGCAATACCATGATGGCGTGGACGCAATACTTTGGGTGAGGGAACAGGCATTGAATCCAAACGGAGAGCAATGGATTAAAGATTACGGAGATATTTCAAGGTGTTACCTGTATGGACATAGTAGTGGTGGGAACATAGCATTTTTCGCTGCGTTAGAAGCAACGAGAATGGAGTTGGAGCCGTTGAAGATTGTTGGGAATATAATCAACCAACCCCTGTTTGGTGGCATGGTAAGGACAGACTCAGAGCTGCAAAGTTCTACGGATCCTCTCCTCCCCTTGTGTGTACAAGATTTGTTTTGGGAGCTCTGTTTGCCAAAAGGTGAAAATCGGGACCATTGGTattgtaatccaatggtggaggGCCCGCACACGAGCGCCATTAGCAAGCTTGGTAAGTGCCTAGTGATTGGGTTCTGCGGGGACGTCTTGATCGATCGGCAGCAAGAGTTTATAACATTGTTGATAAGGCATGAAGTCCAAATTGAAGCACTGTTCCACGATTTTGGGTTCCATGCAATCGATCTGGCAGACCCAAAATGGGCGAATGTTACTGTGGAATCGATTAAAGACTTCATAGCAGAAGCCGAAAACAAACCATGAGTTCTATACTTCAGTTGTCGCCAATATATTTTCCTACTATTTTACGGTTTGGTTAATTAAGTTTGTCAAAGGTAACCATTTGCTTAAGCATTTAATAGAAATGGCTAGGAGTTATTTGTTTAGGCATTCGAACAATTTTGCCAATTGAAGCAGAGGTCAACACTATAACCATATTTGGACTTGTGATCAAGTCATAGTACGTTACCGATAGAAAATAAACAGGTACTCACAATAAGTACATGTTCAAGCATCATTGAACATAGCATATTTGGCAACGTTAGAAGCAACGAGAATTGAGTTGCAGCACTTGAAGATTCTTGGGAATATAATGAACAAACCCATGTTTGGTGGCATGCAAAGGACGAAGTTAGAGTTGCAAAATCATACGGACCCTTCCATGCCATTGTGTGCAGGGATGGAACTACCttggggggccatggccctcccaacctttgaaaaaaaaaattccctagtaatatattagcataaaaaatatacttttgagtctaaaattaatatacttgGCCCCTCTCTCTCAAACAGTTTACGAGCTGACCcatgaaacaaaaatgaaaaaaaattatcaaatcatcCCTTGTCTAGTTGTCTCAAATATATCAAGAAAAACATTTAGCTAAACATTTAGACAATTTACAAATTCGGACAATAAGAAAAATCTACCAAACAATTCACATattcagataataataaaaaattctttggaCACGGTCtaagttaaaacaaaaatataacaaatcaattataaattctagcaaaataaatcacaaaaacccaataaccTTTACTCAATTTCTATCTCTCATTTGAGAGCTTTTCAAGTAACTCCATCCATAGTCACAGAGACAACTCTTAAGCTGCTAATCACTCCATCCGCACACCAATTAGTGTCATCATTTCCATTTTACATATTTGCTAATTAAATACTCTATAATTGTATGCACCATGCACACATTTTATATATAGGTAAACAAAATAGGCAGAAATACTTTCTCTTTCCTAAATTTTGGAGATACTTTCAATTTGGTGTTGGACATATTATGAGCTTTTTTCATTCTATTTATTTGGATTATTGCTTGAGCTTAAGACATGTGGCAGGTTTTAATAGGCATAAATGCTAATGTGGGTTAAAAAAAGAAGGTAGAAATGCTATTATGGCATGTCATAATATCAATTAATttgtgagttccagttagctcaattagtaaagtctttgatggttgaataagagatctgaagcTCAATCCCCGCTtataccaaaaaccgattggtgtcttggtctgatgataaagagctattattaggAGCAAACGcccataggttgaaattctctaaaaaaaatcaattagtttttttaaatattattttattagtcacTTAGGTTTTAAGTGTGTCATTTATGCAATTAGTTTGCCACAATTAGAATCCAAATCAGTTCCTAATTattgtctaattttgtgccacatatccatttgaattttcttaattttagtgCTAAGAGCAATCACACCAATGAGCGCATAAtagaaaaagatataaaatttacacaattttgtcTAAAATTAACCCACATCatataatgtaaaaatgtgtaaatatacaaaGTAACTACAGtaattgtgtatatttacacgatTACTCTAGCTTTGTAtcctaatattttattaatttatatattttttcacatttttatttttcccctctctctctctctctctgcttccTTTGCCAGCCATCAGATTAGGAACTCAATTTGGTTTTTTCTTAGCAGCGTGGACCGGGCTAGATCTTTGATAGGGGGTTTGATTTTCGCTTTTGGGTTTATCTATTGGGCAGTGCTGATCTTCTCCTCAAGGTGATGTTTTCCTTGACTTTGTGTCTCTATTAGGCAGTGTTGATGGATTTATACAACTTTGAGtctaaatttcaatttcagtagccccatttttttattgatttattgttgtgattttttttttttggttagctAAACAAATTAATGGGGTTCGCTATTGGAGATTCTAAAGAATTGGATATGGTCGGGTGTGATATGGAATGGGCATTgttgatttggtttgatttatttGCTGATGTTGTTTGGTGGAGGGGAAGGggaagggagaaaaaaaaaagggatagattaaaatataataaaaatataacatttttatagaATATGATGTATAATATGTAATTTGGTGGAAGTGTTTTGGAAAAGTGGTCGTGTGAAATAGAAAACATAGGTTTTTATACTAAaagaaataacaatttttacATTAGTTGATGTGAATTCTCTAAGTGACATAGTCATAATATTCAGAGCAGGGAAGTCAGTTttgtaccgtaccggccggtacggacAGTATTTACCGTTCCGGCACCTTGACCGGTATAGAATCAAGGTTGTTTCGTACCGAAAAATATACTGGCCTATACTGGGTTATTTCGGCCATACCGCAGAAAATATTGAATTTCGGTCAGTAAATGCATATTGGactggaaaaagaaaagtgtttttttttttctcactctcaCCTTCCACTGGCAACGTTCTCTACATTCTCGGCCGGCCTCAAGTCAGGGCCGTGGACTGATTTTGGCTGCTACtacttcatcttcatcttcttcttcttctcccctcccccccccccctctctctctctctctctctgtgtgtccATCtaactttctctttctctctctctttctcagttTTCAAAACTCTCAAATGATATTTGCACGcccaagaaataaaatttacagctagcatgtttttaaaaacccttcaaagttcaaactgaCATTTACTGATAGTTTGGTACTTTACAGCTAGcatgttttgacttttggtaCCAAATGAAGTGAAATTTTAAAAGCTCCATGTGATGGCACTGGTAGagttcttatttttaataaaatataaaattaatttgattattattattttttaataaatgtatCTATTACTTTTTATTGGGCTTGGATTAGAATTACTGGTTAAGAATTGAGTCATTGACAATATGGTTATATAACTTATATTTATGatatttaatcaataaaatttaaattaatgaatatatatttatttatagcggtaaacccgaaacggtacacgggtattgaccggtacccgaaatatatcgtaccgctggCTAAACCGGTatagcctccggtacggtattgacttccttgattcAGAGTGAAAGTTGAGATGACCACCTCACTCACCTAGGTAAAAACTACCTCATTATTACTAGTGTTCAATGATTCCACGTGTAAGAAcatgttacaacttacaacataCTATAGTTACATTGTAAAATTGGAAGTAGctttagtgttttttttccctttaaaattGATTACTTAATTCTGACATATTTTAGAGGCGTTTTTAGAAATACTAAAAGTTTTACATAACTTTTATAAACAAAActatcatatatttaaaaagagagaagaaaaaaaaaagatggatttGTTGGGCGGTTTGATTTTCAGTTTTGAATTTGTGTATCTACTGGGCGACGCCGATCTTCTCCTCAAGGCAATGTTCTTCTTGAGCATTGATGGATTTGTACAACTCTGAGTCtaaatttcagtttcagtagcccttttttttttattgatttattgttgtgattttttttttgttagctaAACAAATGGGGTTTACTATTGAAGATTGTAAAGAATTGGATATATATGACTAAGTTTGATAATGAaatggttttgttttggttgttcaGGTTCGATTTATTTGTTGATGTTGTTAGATGTTTTTTGGTAGAGGAGAAGGGAGAAtataggagagagaaaaaaattgggatagatcaaaatataatattttaataaaatattgcgTATAATCAAGGAAGGACTTAGAATTATAAACTAGCGGGAGCCAGagtatgaagaaaaaaaaaactccaaataggcattcatatagtattaaaaattatagatac from Castanea sativa cultivar Marrone di Chiusa Pesio chromosome 6, ASM4071231v1 includes:
- the LOC142639275 gene encoding putative carboxylesterase 9 — translated: MSSDIDPYDHLCIFLNPDGTLTRFLELPKKKANPIATNGEPVVSKDHTLNAEKETHVRIYMPTIKLPPNDDTRIPIIIFYPFSNWYFSIWDTEANDRMASELACQVPAIVVSVDYRLAPENRLPAQYHDGVDAILWVREQALNPNGEQWIKDYGDISRCYLYGHSSGGNIAFFAALEATRMELEPLKIVGNIINQPLFGGMVRTDSELQSSTDPLLPLCVQDLFWELCLPKGENRDHWYCNPMVEGPHTSAISKLGKCLVIGFCGDVLIDRQQEFITLLIRHEVQIEALFHDFGFHAIDLADPKWANVTVESIKDFIAEAENKP